The Corynebacterium camporealensis genome contains a region encoding:
- a CDS encoding YkvI family membrane protein — MAYFSCTVGAGFASGQEMLQYYAAFGWWGVAGAVIALVLMPIAATIAMQYGSYFQATSHDRVFSSVTSKLMAKFVDYSIVFTQFCIAFVMLSGAGANLNQQWGLPNWVGASLMAAFVIGCAYLNVQKVTRILSAITPFVVAVMVAAIVYSFLNMPADLGANAEFAQANIESSLPNWWVSTFNYVGIALMTSISMSIIMGGDVLDVKAAGRGGLFGGLLFGVLLVLLVASMILNVEQVYDSPLPTLAIIQEMSPLLATISAVLIYLMIFSTALGNFYSLGLRVSSRRPKMFRPALFIIVAVGFVLSFVDFATLVGTVFPIMGYVALVMIAVLLITWFGRGRNIVEEEARRRDRIRALVLNKVNPRKPFAAEEETALSDAITDSNLHPAELREAVAAELNEELSSDWDEVSPESVTSGSSVKFKVETEPEVPQDKKH, encoded by the coding sequence ATGGCCTATTTCAGTTGCACCGTCGGCGCGGGCTTTGCCTCGGGCCAGGAGATGCTCCAGTACTACGCCGCCTTCGGTTGGTGGGGCGTGGCTGGCGCCGTTATCGCCTTGGTGCTGATGCCAATTGCCGCAACGATTGCGATGCAGTATGGCTCTTACTTCCAGGCAACATCACACGACCGCGTCTTTTCTTCCGTGACCTCTAAGCTCATGGCGAAGTTCGTGGACTACTCGATTGTGTTTACGCAGTTTTGTATCGCGTTCGTGATGCTGTCCGGAGCAGGTGCCAACCTCAACCAGCAGTGGGGTCTGCCCAATTGGGTCGGCGCTAGCCTGATGGCCGCATTTGTTATCGGCTGCGCCTACCTCAACGTGCAGAAGGTCACCCGCATCCTGAGTGCGATTACCCCGTTCGTGGTCGCAGTGATGGTGGCAGCGATTGTCTACTCCTTCCTGAACATGCCGGCTGACCTGGGTGCTAACGCTGAGTTCGCACAGGCCAACATCGAGTCCTCCCTGCCGAACTGGTGGGTTTCCACCTTCAACTACGTTGGCATCGCGCTGATGACCAGTATCTCCATGAGCATCATCATGGGCGGCGACGTCCTCGACGTGAAGGCTGCCGGCCGCGGTGGTCTCTTCGGTGGTCTCCTCTTCGGTGTCCTGCTGGTTCTGCTGGTCGCATCGATGATTCTCAACGTCGAGCAGGTCTACGACAGCCCGCTGCCGACCCTGGCCATCATCCAAGAGATGAGCCCGCTGCTGGCCACCATTTCCGCAGTGCTGATTTACCTGATGATCTTTTCTACCGCCTTGGGTAACTTCTACTCGCTGGGTCTACGCGTCAGCTCCCGTCGTCCGAAGATGTTCCGCCCGGCACTCTTTATCATCGTCGCGGTTGGCTTCGTGCTGTCCTTCGTTGACTTTGCCACCCTGGTCGGCACCGTCTTCCCGATTATGGGTTACGTCGCGCTGGTCATGATTGCCGTGCTGCTTATCACCTGGTTCGGCCGCGGCCGCAACATCGTCGAGGAAGAGGCCCGTCGCCGCGACCGCATCCGTGCGCTGGTGCTCAACAAGGTCAACCCGCGCAAGCCTTTCGCTGCAGAGGAAGAAACAGCGCTTTCCGATGCCATCACCGACTCCAACCTGCACCCCGCCGAACTGCGCGAGGCCGTGGCAGCCGAACTCAACGAGGAACTCTCCTCCGATTGGGATGAGGTGTCCCCAGAATCCGTGACTTCCGGTTCTTCGGTGAAGTTCAAGGTCGAGACCGAACCTGAAGTTCCCCAGGACAAGAAGCACTAG